GGGTACAAACTGCgtggttcaaatgaaaaaaggCTTTGAAACTTACTTTTGACTGCAAAGTACCTACCAAGctcaaaaagaaatattattgtacTACTATATGACAAGTTACATTCTATGGTACTGAATGGCACACTTTAAAGGGATaacaagaggaaaaaaaaatgaaagaaacataacTGAGTTTATTATGATGAACATTTCATGAGACCACAAGCCACGTAAAAAAGGACAAAATATGGAATGATTGTATATGAGATAGGTATGACATTTCATAACGCCTGCTATACATCTATAACCAGTTTATTTAACAGTAGACTGTAACTAGTAATTTAACCAAACCATCAAAGTATCAATAGCTTACAACCTGTCTGTAagttattaaacatttaaacaaaataacccATCAACAAACTAAAATCAGCATCATACAAGAAATAAACAGATTTGAAGGCTGCAACCTAACATCCATTAACCAAAAGAATGGTACCAGTAGATAAAACATAGCAAGTATTAACGCATAAAACAATAGGCACATTCAGAGTTAGAGGTTCACAAAAGTAAAATAGTCAGAAGGAACAAACTTTGATCAAGAAATTCAAAATGCCATCTATATACAAGGTAAATGATCAACCCAGCcttctttcttcattatttgtaatttattaagaaaatatccCTTTTATTGTAATGTGAACTCTGTATGTAAGAAACCGCCTATGGAAGTTGGCAAAAAATCCAGCATATCATTCCTCCATGGCTGTCATGGTGCCACCATTTAACAGCATTAGTGTCTGTAAAGTTAAATgggttaaaaaataatatagatttaCCCATTTATACTTGATTAAAAGTAAGCTCGCATATGGAAAACTAAGCTTGTGAAACAGATTTGATTCAAAGTTGTGGATATGGGTAATGTGTGAAATCAACTTCCACATCATTAATGGCAAGTTCTTATAGCACATGGTTCACAGCATTGTAAGGATTGAAAAGTGGCTGGTGTATGCAACCATATGAGAAAAAAGATCTATGTCATGATCTGAAACCATGATCACTGGATCACATGAAAGCATGCTTACCATAATGCTAAAGTTACTCTCTTTGGAGCAAACTCAATAACGCAATTGAAGTTCATTATGGAAACTTCATAACACAATCTTTTTCTAACTACTtgattaaaactgaaaaaaagtTAAGCATTTAAAAATTTCAGCTCACATGCctgtttatttcttttcataagaATTGATGAAAAAGTAAAAGCATAAAAATAGTTGAATTGTGTGAATCATATCGGTGATACGAAATTACATATATTCGTTCATGTTTTGTAAGATACAAAGTCAATTAAGATCTGTCTTGAGATACAAATAGATAGATAGCCAAAATGTATCtaattgtaaaatttgatttgtgAATCACAAGATTCTGATAACAGTTATCAGAAGTATTTAGTTCATGCATATACATCATTTAcagattttctaaaattatcaATATGACTAGATCAACTCTAATGAGGTTGTGAGTCGAGTTTGTAAAGGCACTAGGAGTTTATGCAACTTGACTTGCAAGCTAAGATTTGGTAGGTATGCACAGTTAATATAGGAAACAAACTAATGCAATGAGATCAAATAATTATTACCTAGGAAGAACTAAGCATGCTGCAATGCCTAACagatgaaataaaatgataatcatACATTCAAGCAAAAGAGGCTGATATGCTTCAGGATATGAAatgacaagcaaaattctatgGATAAGCTAATATTGAGCATTGAAGTTTGTACCTGCAAAGAAGACAATCCACTGTTTGGTTCTTCATGATTTCTCAGTGACAGAACCTCTCTTGCCTTCAGAAATTGACCAAAAAAGCCACGGCCTTTACACTCCTTCCACTTTGATGGTTTCGGTATTGGTCGAGTTAAAGGATCAAGGGGATGTTTTGCAATATCCTTCATCCAGTTTAGCATGCCGGAGAATGCATCCCGCTTGCGTTTGAGAAGGTTACATTCCTTGTCAGCACATTCTGCACCCAAGGTTGCATGATTGTCCTTAATTCCATTACtggatttttcatttttgtcacCTTCAATGTGTTGGACATCCTCagattcattatttttatctttggtGTCCAATAGATTATTACCATTCTTGTGGTTAACCAAAtcagtgtttttcttttttttatttgattttgactTGAAAAGTTCATCATCGGCTTTGTTCTTTGGATTTAGACATAACAGGCCTCTGAACTCTTTCTCTATATCCAATGGCAACCACTCCAAACCCCAATCACACCCATGATtcccattttttaaaatcttctcTTCAAAAATCTTCTTCAGCCACCTTTCAAAATCATTCAGATACTTATGGTACACTAATTTCACCGGCGAGTAAACTTCAAGGttcaaacccaatcccttggccaCAGAACCCCACAATCCATTTTTCGACACCTCAGCACATCCACCCCTTTCCTTCACAAGGGAGAAGAGTTTATACAAATCGAGCTGTTGTCCATCAACCAAAACCAGCAAAGGCCGAGCACCAGCTTGGGAACAATTATCCTTCAGATAAAGAGGGTAAAGTTGATAGAACAGGCATTTTTGTGTAAGTTTACCATGAGGAGCACCATTATCAACATGGCCATCTCCAGGACAACAACCATTTCCAGGAAATTCACCAGCTGTTTCAACTCCAAGGGTATCTAAAGAAGGCCCATTTGAGAATGTTGACCATTCTTCCATGAACTTCGATTCCCTACTTCAATGCTTGATATCTCAAGGCTAACAATCAAAGGTATGGAAAATACACAAAAACGATCCTAGGTTGCCATCTTCTAAGCTTTGATCACACAACCAGACTACAATTAACATAAGTATAAGCTTGTTAAGAGAGAGCAATTACAGAAACTGGTTATAAGTTGATCTGGATGCACAAAATCAGGAAAAAGATGAGAATGGGTGTAACCATTTCTGGTTGACAGATTCACCTGGTGATTAAGTCTTTGGCTGGCTGTTGAGGGCATACTATAATAATATGAAAGGCAAAGGAGAGAGACAAGATCAAAGATGAAACCTGAAACCTGAGAATATGGAGCATTGATCAGTGGTAAAAAAAACTGGAGAAGCTGCAGAAGAAACCCACCATAGAAGAAGGACAGAGCTTTGAGAAGCTGATTACAATGACCAAGGGGCAAATTAGAGAAATAAAAGGCCCCTCTTATCTCACAGTGTTTGCCTTACCTTCCTCCTCTTTGAAATCTTGGAGAAacttgtatatataaaataacacatCTATCACAAATGCTAACATTAATATATGTAGGGTTTGGGAATTTTGTTTAACATTAATATATCTAGGGTTTCTGAATTTGGGTTTGTAAATTTTGTGTGGGCTGGGCTTATTTGAGCCCAGCCCACTAAAATTATACCAAAGTCGAGTAagttttgataaatatttattaatttaaacatatgttaaattgaatatttagatagattgaattatttttacgTAAGTTACATTTTTCGTCTCACTTATTTGTATGATTGAGtcagatttattatttattaaatgaatcagtttaattacttattagatttgattaaatattaattaatttaaacatatattgaattgaatatttaaatgtgtttgattcacATTGTGTGTATAAAAGAGTTTCAGtataattcattatttgtttAAGAGAACCTCGTtataattcattatttgtttggttgagtatttattataataattcatattcATTACTTATTAAGTTATTGATTGAGTATTGAAATTCTAGTATTAATTCTTAAtatcaacatatattttataatttattgttttttttttcatatgaaaaaaagTCACACATAAAAtaccatttaatatttttttgaatttttatgcAGTCTCAGACTCATTATTTGTATGGTTGAGTTAGAGTCTCAGTCTGACTAATTATTTGTATGGTTGAGTCAgacttattatttattatattgaattaaatgagtcagattcattattt
This genomic stretch from Vigna radiata var. radiata cultivar VC1973A chromosome 7, Vradiata_ver6, whole genome shotgun sequence harbors:
- the LOC106769588 gene encoding AT-rich interactive domain-containing protein 2, whose translation is MEEWSTFSNGPSLDTLGVETAGEFPGNGCCPGDGHVDNGAPHGKLTQKCLFYQLYPLYLKDNCSQAGARPLLVLVDGQQLDLYKLFSLVKERGGCAEVSKNGLWGSVAKGLGLNLEVYSPVKLVYHKYLNDFERWLKKIFEEKILKNGNHGCDWGLEWLPLDIEKEFRGLLCLNPKNKADDELFKSKSNKKKKNTDLVNHKNGNNLLDTKDKNNESEDVQHIEGDKNEKSSNGIKDNHATLGAECADKECNLLKRKRDAFSGMLNWMKDIAKHPLDPLTRPIPKPSKWKECKGRGFFGQFLKAREVLSLRNHEEPNSGLSSLQKQKIHPAMFEDHVALDRHATGKSRCSGRLPSSVKSRSCSCCNPCSHNGNTLAGSHNKVEENCPHEKTTETIDVLTAKAMDESSGDESIEKQVSVGPRFQAEIPEWTGVASDSDSKWLGTRVWSLKHGTEPATETDIGRGRQEKCSCERQGSVSCVRLHIAENRMKLKLELGSEFYHWGFDRMGEEVSLQWTTIEEKRFKDIMRSNVPSKIKYFWNNGFKYFPNKTRRHLVSYYFNVFIIQLRTYQNRVTPENIDSDDEVEFGYLSKGFGMEAVEGLVDDDDFVECSLSEQYINFD